One window of the Candidatus Jettenia sp. genome contains the following:
- a CDS encoding cytochrome B6 translates to MIQKAQGFRTIHLLILLTAGFVLLSTACAQEPVRKKDTKREPANNKTIKRESPSRSMKSAQLHEEKVPGPKLPENRGPTFYFPIIIKEDFATVMSRMKEEKPKVMENQRSLLNDRYDLSDRPATDVAMSRGKPIQEGVRVKLPEQMTWEKLSEMSPEEIRNNDLFPKGFLPLPHVKHAIGGQVFPKFHSDEILKLEKRSLERFDVDFDIPDHFLPEFPPPMFLTTRPDLGDVSQGKLLSIKNYYEIMTGILTPVQMEGLRLLLTPFPQQQFNQTEDRLVEEASLGVSCLDCHANGHTNGAFHLNPDTRPNAARLRLDSTSLRGMFNQQIHGSKRSLRSIEDFTEFEQRTAYFDGDTVTAAKKGTNLPDRTSQVSFMAQMQNILDFPPAPKLDEFGMLDPEKASKEELLGQTVFFGKGRCGKCHPAPFYLDDKMHNLRVERFYNPRIIRDQWITAQGPIKTFTLRGIKDSPPYMHDGRL, encoded by the coding sequence ATGATACAAAAAGCGCAGGGATTTCGAACAATACATTTGCTCATACTGCTTACTGCAGGATTTGTTTTATTAAGTACTGCCTGTGCACAAGAACCTGTACGCAAAAAAGATACGAAGCGAGAGCCAGCAAACAATAAGACTATAAAGAGGGAAAGCCCTTCCCGATCAATGAAAAGCGCTCAATTGCATGAGGAAAAAGTACCTGGCCCGAAATTACCTGAAAACAGAGGGCCAACTTTTTATTTTCCTATTATTATCAAAGAGGACTTTGCTACAGTTATGTCCAGGATGAAGGAAGAAAAACCCAAGGTGATGGAGAACCAGAGGAGTTTACTGAATGATCGCTATGACTTAAGCGACCGTCCGGCTACCGATGTGGCAATGTCCCGTGGTAAACCTATTCAGGAAGGCGTAAGGGTTAAACTACCTGAGCAAATGACCTGGGAAAAGCTATCAGAGATGTCACCAGAAGAAATTCGTAATAATGATTTATTTCCGAAAGGTTTTTTACCTCTTCCCCATGTAAAACATGCAATTGGAGGGCAGGTTTTTCCGAAGTTCCATAGTGATGAAATACTGAAGCTGGAAAAGCGATCTCTTGAACGATTTGATGTCGATTTTGATATCCCAGACCATTTTCTGCCAGAATTTCCACCTCCTATGTTCTTAACAACACGGCCAGATTTAGGAGATGTATCGCAAGGAAAGCTCCTTTCCATCAAAAATTACTACGAGATTATGACCGGTATCCTTACCCCTGTTCAAATGGAGGGTCTGAGATTACTCCTCACCCCATTCCCACAACAACAATTCAATCAGACTGAGGATAGACTGGTTGAGGAGGCGAGTTTGGGTGTTTCGTGCCTGGACTGTCATGCGAATGGTCACACAAATGGTGCTTTCCATCTTAATCCCGATACCCGTCCTAATGCTGCTCGTCTCAGACTCGATAGCACAAGCCTGAGAGGTATGTTTAACCAGCAGATACACGGTTCTAAAAGGTCATTAAGATCTATTGAGGATTTCACAGAATTCGAGCAACGTACAGCATACTTTGACGGTGATACGGTAACTGCGGCCAAAAAAGGAACCAATCTTCCAGATCGCACCAGTCAGGTATCCTTTATGGCACAGATGCAGAATATACTTGATTTTCCACCTGCACCAAAATTGGACGAATTCGGTATGCTTGATCCGGAAAAGGCATCAAAAGAAGAGCTTCTCGGTCAAACGGTATTCTTTGGAAAGGGGCGCTGTGGAAAATGCCATCCTGCACCCTTTTATCTTGATGATAAGATGCATAACTTGAGGGTTGAGCGTTTTTATAATCCACGTATAATTCGTGATCAATGGATTACTGCTCAAGGCCCTATTAAAACCTTTACCCTTCGCGGAATTAAAGATTCACCGCCTTATATGCATGATGGCCGGCTTTGA
- a CDS encoding PepSY domain-containing protein, which produces MKKSTRIRSLLLVVSMLLATIAIAGADELPPSDSKPLSAILKSVEKQELGIITSADFDDSLWEIKVCKSSDCLKLYIDPKSGEEKHRKTDNSDDELPPANTKPLSAIVQSLEDRNQGVIKDVEFDDGLWEVELREDGRKIKLYIDPRTGETRR; this is translated from the coding sequence ATGAAAAAAAGTACACGCATAAGGTCTTTGTTATTAGTAGTCAGCATGCTCCTTGCCACGATAGCAATAGCTGGAGCAGATGAGCTTCCGCCATCGGACAGCAAGCCACTCTCGGCAATCCTCAAATCGGTAGAAAAACAGGAATTGGGAATCATCACGAGTGCCGATTTCGACGATTCGTTGTGGGAGATCAAGGTTTGCAAAAGTTCTGATTGCCTCAAACTTTACATAGACCCAAAGTCCGGTGAGGAGAAGCATCGAAAGACAGATAATTCCGATGATGAATTGCCACCGGCAAACACCAAACCGCTCTCAGCGATCGTACAGTCGCTCGAAGACCGCAACCAGGGCGTCATCAAGGATGTCGAATTTGATGATGGGCTTTGGGAAGTCGAACTTCGAGAAGATGGCAGGAAGATCAAGTTGTATATCGATCCCAGGACTGGAGAGACAAGACGTTGA
- a CDS encoding cytochrome B6: MKKMKFVIGNLLGVLTIGCILTGVTFAYESEKDKEPGQGIVFDIEMTSDVVETFKKEMKDIKEGIMGKETAPGQKEEPEKKVMEGQDVESEKMMIDGKQVSKKEVMFGKREISEAEKQLMIGLKEGNEEKSRITPVQRMEIEKRMGTSFLPIAIKEPFDMMMEKMKAAKPEAAKLHNALLEERYDLSNKPAQGGKMSRGKPVQEGVRVKLPGGMTWEKLGMMSSEDIERKGLFPQGFMPLPHPNHAIGGMVFIKSEIDEIKKLENRDLNRFDVDFDLPDHFLPEFPPPVFLTTRPDLGDVTQGKLVNIKNFSDIFKGILNPKQLEGLRLLLTPFPQQEFNSTDDRRTEHATLGVACLDCHVNGHTNGTIELLQDLSPQPFRKRLDTPTMRGVYAQQLFGLQRSIQTIEDFSEFEQRTAYFDGDHVTAAKKGVFQPDRLQVEAMAEFQRMLDFPPAPMLDAYGMLDPKQNPTESETRGQALFFGKAKCGVCHPAPAYTDNKRHDLKLERFYEPCLINGVMAIPDGPVKTFPLRGIKDSPPYFHDGRLLTLDDTVEFFNLIFELKLTQEEKKDLVAFMLRL; the protein is encoded by the coding sequence ATGAAAAAAATGAAATTTGTAATAGGAAATTTATTAGGAGTGCTCACTATAGGGTGCATTCTCACAGGAGTTACCTTTGCTTATGAATCTGAAAAGGATAAAGAGCCGGGACAAGGAATAGTTTTTGATATAGAGATGACTTCCGATGTGGTAGAAACTTTTAAAAAGGAAATGAAAGATATTAAAGAAGGGATCATGGGAAAAGAAACGGCCCCAGGCCAAAAAGAGGAGCCTGAGAAGAAGGTAATGGAAGGCCAGGATGTAGAATCTGAAAAGATGATGATAGACGGAAAACAGGTATCTAAAAAAGAGGTTATGTTTGGCAAAAGAGAGATATCCGAAGCAGAAAAGCAGTTGATGATCGGATTAAAAGAGGGTAATGAAGAGAAGTCCAGAATAACACCTGTGCAGAGGATGGAAATAGAGAAAAGGATGGGTACCAGCTTTCTCCCTATCGCCATAAAAGAACCTTTTGATATGATGATGGAAAAAATGAAAGCTGCAAAACCCGAAGCGGCAAAACTGCATAATGCATTACTTGAAGAACGCTATGACCTCAGTAACAAACCGGCTCAGGGTGGAAAAATGTCCCGGGGTAAACCGGTACAGGAGGGCGTAAGGGTAAAACTCCCAGGAGGTATGACATGGGAGAAATTAGGAATGATGAGTTCTGAAGATATTGAAAGAAAAGGGCTCTTTCCTCAGGGGTTTATGCCACTACCTCATCCTAACCATGCAATTGGAGGTATGGTCTTCATTAAATCCGAGATTGATGAGATTAAGAAGTTGGAAAATAGAGACTTGAATCGGTTTGATGTGGATTTTGACCTGCCAGATCATTTTTTACCTGAATTCCCACCACCGGTATTTCTTACTACCCGGCCAGACCTCGGTGATGTTACCCAGGGAAAATTAGTAAATATTAAAAACTTTTCTGATATATTCAAGGGTATATTGAATCCTAAGCAACTTGAAGGTTTGAGGTTATTACTGACTCCTTTTCCCCAGCAGGAATTCAACTCAACGGATGATCGCCGTACTGAGCATGCAACACTTGGAGTTGCCTGCCTGGATTGTCATGTAAACGGACATACTAATGGAACCATAGAGCTTCTCCAGGATCTGAGTCCTCAACCATTTCGTAAACGTCTCGATACTCCAACCATGCGAGGTGTATATGCACAACAGCTATTTGGCTTGCAGCGGTCTATTCAGACAATAGAGGATTTCAGCGAGTTTGAGCAACGGACTGCCTATTTCGATGGCGATCATGTAACAGCCGCAAAGAAGGGGGTTTTTCAGCCTGACCGACTCCAGGTAGAAGCTATGGCTGAATTTCAGAGGATGTTGGATTTTCCTCCTGCTCCTATGCTTGATGCGTATGGTATGTTAGATCCTAAACAAAACCCAACAGAATCAGAGACGCGTGGCCAGGCATTATTCTTCGGAAAAGCTAAATGTGGCGTTTGTCACCCAGCCCCGGCTTACACAGATAACAAAAGGCACGATCTGAAGCTCGAACGATTTTACGAGCCATGTCTGATCAATGGTGTAATGGCTATCCCCGATGGCCCTGTTAAGACATTTCCCTTACGCGGTATAAAGGATTCTCCACCGTATTTCCATGATGGAAGATTATTAACCCTGGATGATACGGTAGAGTTTTTCAATCTGATTTTTGAGCTCAAACTTACCCAAGAGGAGAAGAAGGATCTTGTAGCATTCATGCTACGGCTATAA
- a CDS encoding phosphomannomutase: MKRNDFHDAAGCWKVILSNVKENADLLKEIERFAGENTAPTKVVFGTSGWRGEIGTDFTFHNVRVVTSAIIEMFKTGGSRLMEALGVKGFDDMRERGVIVGHDNRFLGPEFASSVMGLLTREGIKVYYADEATTPEFSAAITMLNTACSINLTPSHNPANYSGFKFNPSDGGPAGAEITDIIEKNANMLMTENAMIEEVKPEGFQEINTIQLYEDFLRKRGTLDIEKIRRFIKEEDCFICIDHVHGATRGRPNMLLGESPKIKYLRTEDDYLFGGIPPEPSPRNMRLVLNSLEKSESRFKLGVIMDPDGDRIRFTDGKADISMNHFGAMALHFLHTYKNISGVLVKSVATSNFGNAIADKLGIPVRETAVGFKNFRPYMRLNAKERAIVSYEESDGISGYNHTLEKDAMFGLLLAIEMMAVIRKNVSEYLSELEEKFGAYYPEKASIMVERHLTGTTLLEKLLSLNNKLFPGNKIAIGKNNKKIKDVITADGLKIVFEDGSWLLIRPSGTEPKVRFYVETRSPEDLEDIIKTAERLTKEAIA; encoded by the coding sequence ATGAAAAGAAACGATTTTCATGATGCAGCAGGATGCTGGAAGGTTATCCTTTCGAATGTAAAAGAGAACGCAGATCTTTTGAAAGAGATAGAAAGGTTTGCAGGAGAAAATACTGCACCAACAAAGGTCGTTTTCGGAACTTCAGGCTGGAGGGGTGAGATAGGTACAGATTTCACCTTTCACAATGTGCGCGTGGTAACGAGTGCAATTATTGAGATGTTCAAGACCGGTGGATCGAGATTGATGGAGGCATTGGGAGTAAAGGGTTTTGATGATATGAGAGAACGCGGGGTGATCGTAGGTCATGACAACAGGTTCTTAGGACCTGAATTCGCCTCGTCAGTAATGGGATTACTTACAAGAGAAGGGATAAAAGTCTATTATGCAGACGAAGCTACTACGCCTGAATTTTCTGCTGCCATCACTATGTTAAATACAGCATGCTCCATAAACCTTACTCCTTCACACAATCCAGCTAATTATTCGGGGTTTAAATTTAACCCATCTGATGGCGGTCCTGCGGGTGCCGAAATAACAGACATTATAGAGAAAAATGCAAATATGCTGATGACAGAGAATGCAATGATAGAAGAGGTAAAGCCTGAAGGTTTCCAGGAAATAAATACGATACAGCTTTATGAGGATTTTCTCAGGAAACGCGGCACTTTGGACATTGAGAAGATAAGGCGTTTTATAAAAGAGGAAGATTGTTTTATCTGTATCGACCATGTTCACGGCGCTACGAGGGGAAGACCGAACATGCTGCTTGGGGAAAGTCCTAAGATAAAATATTTAAGGACTGAAGATGACTACCTGTTCGGAGGTATACCCCCGGAACCCTCACCAAGGAATATGCGATTGGTACTCAATTCCCTGGAAAAGAGCGAAAGCAGGTTTAAACTAGGTGTAATAATGGATCCTGATGGCGACCGGATAAGATTTACCGATGGGAAAGCGGATATTTCTATGAACCACTTTGGAGCTATGGCTCTGCATTTTTTGCATACATACAAGAATATTTCTGGTGTTCTGGTAAAGTCTGTAGCTACCAGCAATTTTGGAAATGCTATTGCCGATAAGCTCGGTATCCCGGTAAGGGAGACGGCTGTTGGTTTCAAAAACTTCAGGCCATACATGCGCCTGAATGCAAAAGAGCGCGCTATTGTCTCATACGAAGAGAGCGATGGGATATCGGGTTATAACCATACGCTCGAAAAAGATGCTATGTTTGGTCTTTTACTGGCAATCGAGATGATGGCAGTCATCCGGAAAAATGTTAGCGAGTATCTGAGCGAGCTTGAAGAGAAATTTGGAGCTTATTATCCTGAAAAGGCATCGATAATGGTTGAGCGTCATCTGACAGGCACAACGCTTCTTGAAAAACTGTTAAGTCTTAATAATAAACTTTTTCCAGGAAACAAAATAGCTATTGGAAAAAATAACAAAAAGATTAAGGATGTGATAACTGCTGATGGATTAAAGATTGTATTCGAGGATGGTTCATGGCTTTTGATAAGACCATCCGGTACTGAACCAAAGGTTAGATTTTATGTAGAAACAAGATCTCCGGAGGATCTTGAGGATATAATTAAAACAGCCGAGAGGCTGACAAAAGAGGCCATTGCATGA
- a CDS encoding MBL fold metallo-hydrolase: MFLETIRSEGLAHISYIIGDKGKAAVIDPRRDCDIYRDIAYHHDTQITHIFETHRNEDYLIGSKELAYQTGAEIYHSKHLPFHYGNPVSEGDCFPLGNCILRILETPGHTYDSISIVLADKRFSTRDPIAVFTGDTLFIGDVGRTDFFPDKPEEVAGLLYDSIFKKLLPMGDQVILHPAHGAGSVCGTGIASRDFSTLGYERKYNPILQKNRDEFIRHKVNEHHYKPPYFKRMHRLNQEGAPLLKNLPKPAPSNVEEFDKAAMNEEMIILDVRSSEAFAGAYIPGSIAIPLEMVPSFAGWFLPYDKPIGLIVDGYDQVETAVRYLIRIGYDTIFGYLEKGVHKWEISGRKYESIPTVYAGEIIRRIKTKEDFTLLDVRSKEEFERGHLPNAINIYVGELPDNLDKIPKDHHPLTVFCSTGKRATIAASLLKKNGFEEVEDWLGSMTACSAIGCPIVT; encoded by the coding sequence ATGTTCCTTGAGACAATTCGTTCAGAAGGGCTCGCACACATATCGTATATTATCGGCGATAAAGGTAAGGCAGCAGTAATTGACCCACGCCGTGATTGTGATATCTACAGAGATATTGCTTACCATCACGATACGCAAATTACCCACATTTTCGAAACGCATCGTAATGAAGATTACCTTATCGGCTCAAAAGAATTAGCGTACCAGACCGGGGCGGAGATTTATCATAGTAAACATCTTCCTTTTCACTATGGAAACCCTGTATCTGAGGGCGACTGTTTTCCATTGGGAAATTGCATCCTTCGAATACTTGAAACGCCAGGTCATACCTATGATAGTATCTCAATCGTTTTAGCTGACAAAAGATTCAGTACGAGAGACCCAATAGCAGTATTCACTGGAGACACTCTTTTTATCGGTGATGTTGGACGCACTGATTTTTTCCCGGATAAACCTGAAGAGGTCGCAGGTCTCCTGTACGATAGCATCTTTAAAAAGCTCCTTCCGATGGGCGACCAGGTAATTCTTCATCCGGCACACGGCGCCGGATCTGTGTGTGGTACCGGTATTGCATCAAGAGATTTTTCAACCCTCGGCTATGAACGCAAGTACAATCCCATTCTTCAGAAGAATCGCGATGAGTTTATCAGACATAAAGTTAACGAACATCATTATAAACCACCCTATTTTAAGAGAATGCATAGGCTAAACCAGGAAGGCGCACCTTTACTGAAAAACTTACCAAAGCCTGCACCCAGTAACGTTGAAGAATTTGATAAGGCAGCTATGAATGAAGAAATGATCATACTCGATGTGCGTAGTTCAGAGGCATTTGCAGGGGCGTATATTCCCGGTAGTATTGCAATTCCTTTAGAAATGGTTCCTTCTTTTGCCGGTTGGTTTCTGCCGTACGATAAGCCAATTGGATTAATTGTTGACGGGTACGATCAGGTAGAAACTGCTGTCCGGTATTTAATACGAATCGGATATGATACTATTTTTGGCTATCTTGAAAAGGGGGTGCATAAATGGGAAATTAGCGGCCGTAAGTATGAGAGCATTCCTACTGTTTATGCAGGAGAAATTATACGGCGTATAAAGACCAAAGAAGATTTCACTCTTCTGGATGTCCGGAGTAAAGAAGAATTTGAAAGAGGCCACTTGCCGAATGCTATCAATATTTACGTAGGTGAACTGCCTGACAATTTAGATAAAATTCCCAAAGACCATCACCCATTAACCGTATTTTGCAGCACTGGCAAAAGAGCTACCATTGCTGCTTCGCTCTTAAAAAAGAATGGATTCGAAGAAGTGGAAGATTGGCTGGGCTCCATGACTGCATGCTCTGCCATCGGTTGTCCAATTGTAACCTAG
- a CDS encoding transposase: MIKYIGLDAHSSTCTFNVTDERGREVDNTTIESNGRLLVKYLRGIEGVKKLTFEECELSNWLYEILRPEVDELIVCNPVANGDYKKKKTDKMDARKLSNLLRGGFLVAVYHDGSKRERLRSLMSGYQDFIEEGVRLKNRYKSLFRKSGKKVKGEALYNDESFLEGLERADFKFIGTQIYQLLEKMEESRQEYGKEIVRCSKGFQEIKYLKSIPGIGSIQAAKIVSQVIDPERFSSKYKYYSYCGLVRHRRISDGRGYGSEKIWGNRILKCVYKMAGHSVLKGKSGLRNYYDTLRLKGISHDNAYNAVCRKIAAISLSVWRKSEKYNDRLITGNLIK; the protein is encoded by the coding sequence ATGATAAAGTATATAGGATTGGATGCACATTCGTCAACATGTACATTCAATGTAACGGATGAAAGAGGGAGGGAAGTAGACAACACGACGATTGAGAGCAACGGTCGGCTTTTGGTGAAGTATTTGAGGGGCATAGAGGGTGTTAAGAAACTGACCTTTGAAGAGTGTGAATTAAGCAACTGGCTCTACGAGATATTAAGACCAGAAGTAGATGAGTTGATCGTATGCAATCCAGTAGCAAATGGTGACTACAAGAAGAAAAAGACGGACAAGATGGATGCCCGGAAGCTGTCGAATCTTTTACGAGGAGGCTTTCTCGTAGCTGTATATCATGATGGTTCAAAGCGGGAACGGTTGAGGAGTTTAATGTCAGGGTATCAGGATTTCATAGAAGAAGGTGTGAGGCTAAAGAACCGATACAAATCCTTATTTCGGAAAAGTGGGAAGAAAGTCAAAGGTGAAGCGTTATATAACGATGAGAGTTTCCTTGAAGGATTAGAGCGAGCAGACTTTAAATTTATTGGTACGCAGATCTATCAGCTTTTAGAGAAGATGGAAGAAAGCAGGCAGGAATATGGAAAAGAGATCGTTCGATGCAGTAAGGGATTTCAAGAGATAAAATATCTCAAGAGCATTCCCGGTATTGGGAGTATCCAGGCGGCGAAGATCGTCTCCCAGGTAATAGACCCGGAGAGATTTAGCAGTAAGTACAAATATTACAGCTACTGTGGGTTGGTGAGGCATAGGAGGATAAGTGACGGCAGGGGATATGGGAGTGAAAAGATTTGGGGAAATCGGATATTAAAATGCGTATACAAGATGGCAGGACATTCGGTTTTAAAGGGTAAGAGCGGTTTACGGAATTATTACGATACCTTGCGATTGAAAGGTATCAGTCATGACAATGCCTATAATGCAGTATGTCGTAAGATAGCGGCAATATCTTTAAGCGTATGGAGGAAGAGTGAGAAATATAATGACAGACTGATCACCGGCAATCTCATCAAGTAA
- a CDS encoding protein tyrosine phosphatase family protein, giving the protein MKDQMKISEDITSSRQPSKEEIKKLPQQGFKSVVNLRTSEEEDMSFSPQEEGELVRESGMEYLNIPISTKEGPKSEQVDQFRTEIEHMPKPIFIHCHTGKRSGALAMIYLALKEGLTGEEALQKAQSMGFECNVPGLKEFFINYINQNTMAGKR; this is encoded by the coding sequence ATGAAAGATCAGATGAAAATCAGCGAAGATATCACATCCTCAAGGCAGCCATCAAAAGAGGAAATTAAAAAATTACCTCAGCAGGGATTTAAATCGGTGGTTAACCTCCGTACCTCGGAAGAAGAAGATATGTCTTTTTCACCTCAGGAAGAGGGAGAACTTGTTCGGGAATCAGGTATGGAATATCTGAATATTCCCATATCTACAAAAGAAGGACCTAAGTCAGAACAAGTTGATCAATTCCGCACTGAAATTGAACATATGCCAAAACCGATATTTATTCACTGTCACACAGGAAAACGTTCCGGAGCACTGGCCATGATATATTTAGCCTTAAAAGAGGGACTGACAGGTGAGGAGGCGCTTCAGAAAGCCCAATCAATGGGTTTTGAGTGCAATGTACCTGGCTTAAAAGAATTTTTTATAAATTACATCAACCAAAATACCATGGCAGGCAAGAGGTAA
- the malQ gene encoding 4-alpha-glucanotransferase: MKRRGSGILLHITSLPSRYGIGDLGPWAYKFADFLAETKQSFWQILPLNPTDLIHGNSPYNSVSAFASNTLLISPDLMIQNGLLEKSDVEDTPDFSDNQADYHKAMVYKKKLFYQAYERFKEDNSNTYEYEKFCFENAYWLEDFVLFIALKDYFHGQAWSEWPWEIRDRQPESLQMFKEQHHDRITMEKFLQFLFFQQWSSLKSYCNNRGIQIFGDMPIYVCHDSADVWANPDLFKLNEKKQPYCVAGVPPDYFSKTGQLWGNPVYRWDRLKETGYTWWTQRIQQNLHLFDMIRIDHFRGFIAYWEVPSTEKTAIHGRWVEAPAENLFTTLLKHFPYLPIIAEDLGTITPDVREIIRHFDFPGMRVLLFAFGWDLPTNPYAPHNHIKNCLVYTGTHDNNTVKGWFEKEATQEDKERLFRYIGREVSVQDIHWEFIRLAMASVANLVIFPMQDILGLGEETRMNYPATTQKNWLWRLLPTQLDPQITQKLLRMTEIYGRA, from the coding sequence ATGAAAAGAAGAGGTAGCGGTATTCTGCTTCACATTACTTCACTCCCATCGCGGTATGGAATAGGTGATCTTGGTCCATGGGCTTATAAGTTTGCAGATTTCCTTGCCGAAACCAAACAAAGTTTTTGGCAGATACTTCCATTAAATCCTACCGATTTAATCCATGGTAATTCTCCTTATAATAGCGTCTCTGCTTTTGCAAGTAATACTTTGCTTATCAGTCCGGATCTTATGATCCAGAACGGTCTCCTCGAAAAAAGCGATGTTGAAGATACTCCGGATTTCTCGGATAATCAGGCTGACTACCATAAAGCCATGGTATATAAAAAAAAGCTTTTTTACCAGGCATATGAACGTTTTAAGGAAGATAATAGCAATACCTATGAATATGAAAAATTTTGTTTTGAAAACGCATACTGGCTTGAAGATTTTGTGCTTTTTATCGCACTAAAAGATTATTTTCACGGACAGGCTTGGAGTGAATGGCCGTGGGAAATACGGGATAGACAACCAGAATCTTTACAAATGTTTAAAGAACAGCATCACGATAGAATTACCATGGAAAAATTTCTTCAGTTTTTGTTCTTTCAACAATGGTCTTCACTCAAAAGCTATTGTAATAATCGTGGCATCCAGATATTCGGTGACATGCCCATTTACGTGTGCCATGATAGTGCAGATGTTTGGGCTAATCCTGATTTATTTAAGCTTAATGAAAAAAAACAACCATACTGTGTTGCGGGTGTACCTCCTGATTACTTTAGCAAGACAGGGCAGCTCTGGGGTAATCCTGTGTATCGATGGGATAGATTAAAAGAAACAGGATATACCTGGTGGACTCAAAGAATACAGCAGAATTTACATCTCTTTGACATGATACGAATAGATCATTTCCGGGGCTTTATTGCATATTGGGAAGTCCCCTCAACAGAAAAAACAGCTATTCACGGGCGTTGGGTTGAGGCTCCGGCGGAAAATCTGTTTACCACGCTCCTGAAACATTTCCCTTATCTTCCCATTATTGCTGAAGACCTTGGTACCATTACTCCTGACGTAAGAGAAATTATTCGCCATTTTGACTTTCCTGGCATGCGGGTGCTTCTCTTTGCCTTTGGGTGGGATCTCCCTACAAACCCCTATGCACCACACAATCATATAAAGAATTGTCTGGTGTATACCGGTACTCACGACAACAACACCGTAAAAGGATGGTTTGAGAAAGAGGCTACGCAGGAAGATAAAGAAAGATTATTTCGATACATTGGACGGGAAGTTTCTGTGCAAGATATCCATTGGGAATTTATCAGACTTGCAATGGCATCTGTTGCAAATTTAGTAATCTTCCCTATGCAGGATATCCTTGGCCTTGGCGAGGAAACTCGCATGAATTACCCTGCTACCACGCAAAAGAATTGGCTATGGAGACTTTTACCTACACAATTGGACCCGCAAATAACACAAAAACTCCTCAGGATGACTGAAATTTACGGGAGAGCATAG